A window of Tachyglossus aculeatus isolate mTacAcu1 chromosome 26, mTacAcu1.pri, whole genome shotgun sequence genomic DNA:
AGCGGGAGATGACGTGCTGGAACTCCGAGAGGTTAATGGTGCCGTCCTTATCGATGTCGGACTCCTCCAGGATCTGCCCCGGGGAAGAGGAGGTTGGGTCACGGCCCCGTCGGTCCCCGTcccgcccccgcccggccccgcccggccCTCACGTTATCGATGAGCTGCTTCATCTCGGAGGCGCTGAGCTCCGTTTCCTGGCCCTCCCCAGTCAGGCAGTTGACCAGCTGCTTCAGGTCCTCTCTGTTCAGGGTCCCGTCGTCGTCGAAGTCTGGGAGACCAAGGGGGGAGCCTGAGGGAAGGGAGGCCCAAGGCCGTTCCCTTGGCGCCAGCTGGCTGGTTTCCGGGGCccgccgccccccctccccgcctctccgGCCGGCCCCATCCCCACACCGAAGATGCGGAAGGCGTAGTGAGACTTGACTTCGGGGGTGGCCGCGTCGCTGAACACGCTGAGGAGATCCAGGAAGTCCTCGAAGCTGAGGCTGCCCTCGGGCTGGTCCGTGGAGAAAACGTGGCAGATACGCTGCCCGAAGGGGTTGGCCTGGAGGCGAGGGCAGAGAAGGCTCCCGTCAGCTCCCGACGGGGGGAGGGAACACCAGCGCCGGCCCCGGGGCCCCTCCCCGAGAGCCAGACCCCCGCTTCCTGGCGGGAAAGGGAAGGGCGAACGCGGCAGGAGGGTGGGGGACGGGACGGCACCAAAGGGGGCACACCTTGAGCTCTGGCAGAGAGAGAATGTGCTCGCGGGAGACTCGCTCTCTCAAGGAGTCATCGTTGTTCTGGCGGTCCTGGGGCAGCAGCTCACTGAACCTCTTGTGGGCACTGGAAACGGAACCGGCAGGACGGTGACGGCGGTGGCGGGACTGGGACCCCCACCCCGGGTCCGGCCCCTCCGGGGAGAGTTCTCTCAAGAAGACCCAACTTCCTGTTCCCTCCCGGCCACCGGGGCCCCGACGCCCTGTCCCGGGAGGGCCCTGAGCGGCGGGCTTTGGACGCCAGGATGCCCAAGCTCGTATCAATCCGGCAGTAGAATTTATGGAGCGCCTCCGTATCTGGGAggggaatccctgccctcgagaagcgtACGATCTAGCCGGGGAGACTGGCATTggggaatccctgccctcgagaagtgtACGATCTAGCCGGGGAGACTGGCATTGGGGAATCCCTGCTCTCGAGAAGCGTACGATCTAGccggggagactggcattaaattactgacaggaggaggaagaaaaaggggataCACACAGGAGTTGGCGCTGAAGTGACAAAGTGCGTAAGACACCGACGAAAGtgctttgggagggagggagggagagcgacgCTGCTTGAGGGGCACAGAAGCCCCAACGAGGCAGCAGCGGAGAATGAAAgcagagattagagaagcagagtgacctagtggaaagagcccagacccgagtcagtcagtcagtcagtcgtgtttactgagcgcttactgggtgcagagctttgTAATTAATTATGgcgtctattaagcacttagtatgggccaggcactgtactaagacctgggactaagcgcttgggagagtaccatataacagatacattccctgcccacaacaagttcacaggcTACAGTTTGAGAGTCAGAGCATCTGGGGTCTCATCCCgcttccgtcacttgtcagctgcgtgaccttgggcagatctattgacttctctgtgcctcagttgcctcacctgcaaaatgggggttaagactgtgagccccaggtgggacagggaccgtgtcccacctgatgagcctgtatctaccccagcgcctaagcccagtgcctggcacatagtaagcactgaatggcttcctggaagaaatgggatttcagaagggcgcTGAAAATGGGGACAGCCGTGGTCTGCCAGACGGGAAGGGCGTGAGCAAGAGGTGAGTTTGAGTGGAGACGGTAGGTGGGTAACGAAAGGTACGAGCTCGTATCCGGACCGGGCCCCACGGCAATCAGTCAAAAGATCAGTGGAACTTATAGagcgcacttactctgtgcagagcactctgcgaagcacttgggagagtatgagactttgagccccatgcgggacagggacagtgtccaaccaatctaccccagcgcgcttggtacagtgcccgtaACACCGTAAGTGCcgaacaaagaccataaaaaaaaaccccaacccaaCGGCGCctataggcacgttccctgcctgcgacgagcttgcggtctagaagggaggacagacCTTAAAATCAATTACGGGCACGTACGTAAcggctgtgggactgaaggtggggtgaactttttttcagaaaaatgatccgggcagccgagggaagtatggacttggagtggggagagacagaaggcagggaggccagcaaggaggctgatgtagtaatcaaggtgggacaggataagtgcttggatcagcgggacagcagtttggatggagtggaaaaggcgcattttagagatgttgtggggggtgaactgacaggatttggggaagggCTGCATAtgtgggctgaacgagagagacgaggaagaggataatgccaaagctaCGGACTTGGGAGAACGGGATGATAGTGGTGTTggtaatgggaaaatcagggaggaggagttctgttttgaacagggAGAAGTTTGAGATGCTGGCGGGACGTCCAgatagagacgtcctgaaggcaagaggaaatctgggactgcagagaaagggagagatcagggctggaaatggagatttgggattcatccacataaagatggtagttgaagccacgggagcacatgaattctccaagggagtgggtgtaaatggagaacagaaggggacccaagactgaaccttgagggcttaccacatttagggggtgggaggcagaggaggagcccgaaaaagagattgagaaggattaggatggagtagaggcccttggatttggcaagaaggaggtcactggcgaCCTTCGAGAAGGCATCGTTTTCTGAGGAGTCAAAGGTGcaaaagccagactggaggggcccAAGCAGAGAACCggagcagaggaagtggaggcggtAGGTGGAGACAATTCGCTCACAAACTTTAGAGAGGAACTGactgagggaaatggggtgaggaCGGAGGGAGCCGTGGGCTCATGGGAGGGTTTTCTCGGGACAGGGAGACAGCAGTGGGGAGCCAgtggggaagcggcatggcctagtggagagagcgcaggcctgggaggcggatgacacgagttctaatcctgctccgccgccCGACTGCTGCTGTGTCACCCTCCGCGAGTCccgtaacttccctgtgcctcagttccctcgcctgttcagtggggattcaacacctgccctccctcctacttcgaccgtgagtcccacgcgggacaaggactgtgtctgatctaatcccggctctgccaattgtcagctgtgtgactctgggcaaatcacttgacttctctgtgcctcagttacctcagctgtaaaatggggatgaacactgtgagcccctcgtgggacaacctgatcaccttgtaacctccccagcgcttagaacagtgccttgcacatagtaagcgcttaataaatgccatcatcatcattattattatcatctaattagcctgtacctacctcagccctcagaacagtgtttgacacacaataaacatttaaatgccataaaaaaagtgaacAGTTAAAATtggtggtgagggaggggagaagggagggggcatttGTTCTGACAAGGTGCAaaggaagcacaggtggaggggggagattttgaaaggaggcagaTGGCTTAATTcaatattttaatgcctgtccccatctcttgactgtaaattccttgtgggctgggaatatgtctaccaccccTGTTGTACTGGCCTCaacaaagcacttggtacagtgctctgcacccagagtgctcaatatatactgagtgggagtggggaggaggcagcgagataagagagtggataagtaggctgaaagtcagagagagacCTGGGctgtcatcccagctccgccactcgtctggcATGTGACACTGGGCGAGTcactggtgccaacttgtacttcccaagcgcctagtatagtgctctgcacacagtaagtgctcaataaatacaattgattgattgattggtgagctccttgtggacagggagcatgcccAGCtcggttatactgcactctcccaagtgcttattaaagtgttttgcacacagtaagcactcctcaataaacacggttgactGACTGCACATTGTATGCGCTTAGTAAATCCAACCACCCTTACTATTTGGCCTAAAAAactcgagaagcaacgtggcctaatgggagtcagggggcctgaattctcctcctgactcctgtgccctctctgccacttgcctgccgtgtgaccctggacaagtcacttcacatctcagtgcctcagttacctcatctgtaatacggggattaagacaatgagcccatgtggggcatgaactgtgtccagcctgattaacttgtatcttctccagcgcttactacagggccgtgcacatattaagtgcttaaataccatttaaaaaaagggaggctgccacatattaatatctgtctccccctctagactgtaagctgttggaGGCAGGGACTACGTCTCCTAGttctgttgcactggactctcccaagagcttagtacggtgctctgcatggaggaagcgctcaacaaatacaattgattgcctgTTTGTTAACCCTGCTGGGGCAAAGTCAGAGGCGAGTGGAATGGCATCCCCCCTTCCTAGGgctgcaaagtggggatggggagggctgtggatTTGGGGATGGAGGCCTCACGCTGGACCTGCCCCAGTTTTCCGGggccagtcaatcgatcaatcgtatttattgggcgctcactgtgtggggGGTGGGCACTGTACTcgacgcctgggagagtacaacacaacaatccaacagacacattccccgtccacagagagcttacggtcttgggggtgggggggggcgacattaatagaagtcaattacggtcctaagtgctggggagggggggattaaAGGGGCAAAGCAGGGCgacgcagcagggagtgggagaagaggaaaggagggctgaacgTGCGCTTGGCCCCGGGGTAGGGCCTGGGGAGAATCGgagttcatccgttcattcaatcgtatttattgagcgcttactgtatgcagagcaccgtactaagcgcttgggaagtacaagtcggcgacatctagagacggtccctacccaacaacggactcacagtctaaaagggggagacgggcgaccaaagaaaacatgtggacgggtgtcaagtcgtcagaataagtagaattaaagctaaatgtacatcattaacaaaaccaatagactggtaaatatgtacaagtaaaataagtagagtaataaatccgtacaaacatatatacaggtgctgtgggtaggggactgtctctatgtgttgccgacttgtatttccccagcgcttagtccagtgctctgcacacagtaagcgctcaataaatacgattgactgaccgattgaggggaaggatggggaggaggagaggaaaaaggggggctcagtctgggaaggcctctcggaggaggtgagttagtacggggccggggccgggactcACAGCAAAATCTCCTGCTTCGTCAGAAACGTCAGCTCCTGCACGGACACGAGGCCGGccggggtgagggggggggggggagggccagCGGGGCCCCGGGTCACGTGGCCCCGTCCCTTCGGAGGCCCCCTGGCCcgcagccccctgccctccccgaggggcccggccccggcccccccctccctccctccctccctccccccccccaaccccccccccggtTGGGCCGGGACCTGGTACTCGCTCAACTGGTCCTTGGACAGGCGACTGGGGGAGCCCCCCATGACGGCGACGGACCACCACGGGGGGGCAGCAGCACCaccacggggcggggggcagcagcACCACCACGGGGGGGGCAGCACCAGCACGACGGGCAGCACCACCACGGGGGGGCagcaccaccacccccaccaccaccagcacgACGCTCCCAGCCCCCGGCCCTCCTCCGACCCCGCAACTTGGGCCAACTTGGCCACTTCCGGCCTCCCCGGCCTTGCGTCACCGCGCCCGTCTCCATGGCGACCGCTCCGAGGGCGGGGCGACGCCCGCCCGACACGTAATTTGCATGCACGCCACGCCCCGTCTTAAAGAGCCCGCGACGCCGCGCCGCGGGGAGGGtaagaataatggcatctgttaagcgcttactacttgcttactactgggggggggggatacaaggtgatcgggttgtcccgcggggggttcacagacttaatcccattttacagatgagggaactggggcacagagaagttgtgacaataataataatagtaacaataataataataataatacgggtggcatttgttaagcgtttgctacgtgcccggcaccgttctaagcgctgggggggatacatggtgatcaggttgtcccgcggggggttcacaggctcaatcccattttacagatgagggaactgaggcacagagaagttgtgacaatgataataattgtaacaagaataataataacaataatacggatggcatttgttaagcgcttgctacgtgcccggcaccgttctaagcgctggagggggggatacatggtgatcaggttgtcccgcggggggttcacagacttaatcccattttacagatgagggaactgaggcacggagaagttgtgacaatgataataatagtaacaagaataacaataatacggatggcatttgttaagcgcttgctctgtgcccgtcaccgttctaagcgctggggggatacaaggtgatcaggttgtcccacgtgggctcacaggcttcatccccattggacagatgagggaactgaggcccagagaagtgaagtgacttgcccaaagccacacagcagacgcgtagcggagccgggattcgaacccatgacctctgactccaaagcccgggctctctccactgagccacgccgcttctccgcctggacccctgtctccatgttttgttttgtcgtctgtctccctcttccagactgggagcccgttgctgggtagggaccgtctcgatctgttgccgacttgtgcctcccaagcgcttagtccagtgctctgcacacagtaagcgctccataaatacggctgaatgaatgaatgaatagtcctggaggggcggggggtggtcGCAAAGGGGGCGTGGGCTACGTGGGCGGAGCGCAGCTCCGGATGGGCGTGGTCACTGAGGGGCGGCCACGCAGGGGGCGTGGCCATGTAGGGGCGTGGCCACGTGGGGCAGTGGTCATGCAGGGGGCGTGGTCATGTAGGGGCGTGGCCTCTTGGGGCGTGGTCACATGGGGGGGTCACGTGGGGGTGGTCATAT
This region includes:
- the CIB1 gene encoding calcium and integrin-binding protein 1 isoform X2; translation: MGGSPSRLSKDQLSEYQELTFLTKQEILLAHKRFSELLPQDRQNNDDSLRERVSREHILSLPELKANPFGQRICHVFSTDQPEGSLSFEDFLDLLSVFSDAATPEVKSHYAFRIFDFDDDGTLNREDLKQLVNCLTGEGQETELSASEMKQLIDNILEESDIDKDGTINLSEFQHVISRSPDFNNSFKIVL
- the CIB1 gene encoding calcium and integrin-binding protein 1 isoform X3; the encoded protein is MGGSPSRLSKDHAHKRFSELLPQDRQNNDDSLRERVSREHILSLPELKANPFGQRICHVFSTDQPEGSLSFEDFLDLLSVFSDAATPEVKSHYAFRIFGSPLGLPDFDDDGTLNREDLKQLVNCLTGEGQETELSASEMKQLIDNILEESDIDKDGTINLSEFQHVISRSPDFNNSFKIVL
- the CIB1 gene encoding calcium and integrin-binding protein 1 isoform X1; this translates as MGGSPSRLSKDQLSEYQELTFLTKQEILLAHKRFSELLPQDRQNNDDSLRERVSREHILSLPELKANPFGQRICHVFSTDQPEGSLSFEDFLDLLSVFSDAATPEVKSHYAFRIFGSPLGLPDFDDDGTLNREDLKQLVNCLTGEGQETELSASEMKQLIDNILEESDIDKDGTINLSEFQHVISRSPDFNNSFKIVL